TCTAGGCATTACGATCAATGCGGACATCCACCTCTCGGCCATTGATCTTCGTTCCATTCATCATCCGGCAGGCTTTCTCTGCACTCTCCGGAGAGTCGAATCTGACTGTTCCGCAGCCCTTTGACTTGCCGTTCTCCATCTTGATGTCTGCAAACATCACCTGGCCTGCGGCCAACAGGAAGAAGCGACATTTCACACGCTATCCACTTTTGTGTTTGCTCGACCATTCATGTGCCACTACAACGGAATCTCTTTTATGCGGTATGACTTGCATTGTTGCATTGTCATAGGACATTAATGATTTATTATAAGAGAAAAGTGGGGGGTGGGGTAACGTACCACAGTGACTGAACTTCTCTTTCAGCTTTTGCCATGTAAGTTCATAGGAGAGCTGCAAAGTAGAACACAACACAGAGTACTAGTAGTTCATATAATGTACCACAAACTTCAGTTAATATGCACTTTAAATACCCTGTGAAGTGGTTTCGGTTTTCTTTCAGTTAGTACAGATGTAACCTTGGTTTTCgtacaattgatttttttttcccaccaataTTTTGTCCCGGTTTTCATGCATACACTTCAACCACAATCAGGTGGATCCTTTGAACTTACATTTCGCACAAAGATCTGACAACCTCCTTTTGGCCCATAGCCTCTGTCTGACATGCCCATGTGACCCGGGCCGCCACCTCCAAAGCCACGGTTCATGTCCATTCCTGACATTCCCATGCGGTCAAAGCCTGAGCCCATGCGATCCATCGCCATACTGCCCATTCCACCGCCTGTGGTAAAATGACGGAAGAACTTCAAAAGAGAGAAAACACCTCAGGCTAGTAAATTGGGGATCCAACACAGTTCCACGCCTGCTTGGATAAATCAGGATGGTCAATTACTGACAATAGGTACAAATAAGTCCACAAATCAGTACTTAAGACTTTCACTCAATTGTGGCAATGTTGTGTTATGGAGGTATGTGTCGCTTTGATTCAGTAAACCAATTTGTACAGGAAGCTTGTAGTTTTAGGACAACCAATAACCTCAGGTCAGAACCACGAAAACAATATAACACAAATAGGTTCACCTGCACAACCTAATCCAGTCCTACATTCTCGCACAGAAGTAAAGTTGCCTAATAGAAGAAGCTTTCAGTATAACTCAGCATAGTTCTACACCACTACGACAACAATAACGCTAGattttgcaggtgtacctaatgttgtggccgttAAAGGTTTAGTTGATTAAGGGGCTTATTCGAGGAGGCTACATCTGGCCGATTCTGGTGATTATTACTCTCCTGATGCTAAAGAGGGTAAAATCTCCAAAACCTGAGATCCAGGATGACATATGATAATCTGTGAAAGTGTACCTAATCCAGTCCCCATGCTCCCCATGCCACCAACGCCCATGCCTCCGCCAAAACTTCCACCTGCTGGAGAGAATGCAATTTGGGGCATGACTGCACGTTAGACTGCAGCAAGTCACAGCCGTACACCGAGAGCCAGTCCACAAACTGAAGAGCTCTCCTTGCAAAATCCCAAAACAAGAATAGGACTCACCGATTCCTCCGTACGAATCTCCAAATCCACGATTCATTGGCATGTCGCAGTTGCCAAAATCACGATCCGTTCCTCCCATTCTTGAACGGTACATATCTTAAAAGACAAAAGCAGCAACATTAACGGAAGCTATCACTAATCCAGAAAAGTTTCTTCTACTACGCTGATCCTTGTTTTAGCACAGCGGCAGTGCAAACACTCACCGCCCATCCTGCCCATCGGCATCGTGTCTCTTCCTCCGAAATTAACCATGTTGGCCATGTTATCCATGCCTCCAAACCCCCCACCAACACCCATTCCTGCCAGAAACATCATCAGATGACAATTTAGAAGTCAGTCCAACCACACCAATCACTGACAcatgatggcaaaaaaaaaaaaaaatcataaaaatgacCAGCTCCATGTCTGTTCATTCCACCATAACCTGGAGCATCCATACCTAAAGACAACAGGAAAGTCAGTCACATTGTGCTCAACAGTATAAacaacatacatacaaaaacCAACTACTGCAAGACAAAAACTGTGATAGCTATTTGAGGCGCCACCTatcctgcttttattttttttattgaaactacAAACATTgcacgattgtcaaggaagacgCGTATTGCCCTGGCAACTGTAgctacattaaaatacaaagagaggaaaaaggaGAGAGTTCAATGACTATGTGCATTTAAGCAACAGAGACCGTCCACGCTTTACTTTTTCAGCCATAGCTACATATGATATTCTAAATTTAGtgaaatattattgtaaaaaacTCAACATATATTCTGTATGTACTCTATTGGTATTTCTGTGTGGCGGCGGTCTAGATCTTGCTTCATAACCGGAAACTGTTTTTTAGATGCGCGTGGCGTTTTTGACTCGGCATTGCACACCATTCAActgtttttcaattttcaaatcACAGCAAAATTAGTGGTCGACagtcggccactcatgaaaactagttgcagaaccCCGCAGAAAGCACGACAGTTCAGCGGCGTGACATCACGGGCTTTAGACGCAGTCAGATTCTACACTGTCCCATGGGGCTGAAGCATATGTTATCTTATCAACATGCTCATACTGAATGGTCAAATAATGATAGCTATTGTCGGAGGAGTTGtgtataaaagtaaaaatgtatattcGCGGGAGCCTTTTCTTCgtactttgtcaaaaaaaaaaccgatggtattgattgtttttttttaggtgaggCCAAAGCCGTGTCTAAtccaaaaatattgctttggcgccatcttgtgttttgcaaaaataatcaaacaatacCTCCTGGGCCCATGCCTCCTCCGCTGCTCAGATTGTTTGCATTAATAGGCTGCCCTCCTGGTCCTAGTCCCATTCCAATACCAGACAGACCGCCtgtggacattaaaaaaaacaacaacaaaaaacagctttacCGTACGCTTTTGCCATTCTCCGATTTAGATTTATGATGAAGACTTAACTGGAATATTGAATTTAAGGAGATCTGGGTTGTGTGATTTAAGTGCcacttttattttcacagcAGTGTGCATTTATTCCCAATTTtaaactatctatctatcaaatgCTCGCTTGGGTCCTTCGACGCAATCGAGAGTTCAACCGAGCACACTCACGTGGTAACTGAGgagttttttccatttggtgATAATCATCTGGGGGAATGGATTTCTCATCCTgtcgaaacacatttaatatatgtatatgcctacatttgctcaaatcaaGTAACTTGATCCGAACGCCTTACCATTTTAACATGCATTTGTCTGTCAAAGAGCATCTGTCCATTGAACATGGCTGATTTCAGAGTCAAGGAGAGGGGTCAAGAAAAAGTCCATTAATGTGTTTTTCCCCCAGATTTGAAGGATACATATAGCCTGCAGGGCCTCCAGCGGCTGCTCAAAAGTCACGGTTCCCATCCCACGGCTCTTGCCGTCCTTGTCCTCCTTAACGTCAGCCCGTTTTACCACACCTGCCATGTTGAACACTTCCTTGAGCTTCTTCCAGCCCACCTTGAAATCAAGCTGTAACATCAGACAAAAAAGACATCATTTGAAGTCACAGTCCAATATCATCAACATCCTTTTAACACTATAAGGATGAATAGAGACGGTCTGTCTGCCCTCTCATTTCGGCTGCCCTCACATTGGCCACAAACACTGTGCTGCCCAGTCGACCCGTTTGCAATGCATGCTTGATTTCAGGTGGAATGTTGGGATTGTTGGCGATGGAAGGGGGGATATTCATTCCGCCAGGTCCCATGTCCTGACCCCGGCCTCCTTGCGGGACTCCCATGCGCTGCATCACACGGCGGGCATGTTCCCCATCAGGGTCCTTGAATGAGAAGCAAATCAAGATTCGCTACGAATGAAAGTACAACTTGCACTATGCATCCGCAAAGGACTTCACGCcggtttgatcggtatcggccgctaattagcattttatgatgatcggctttcgtgtcataattcgccgatccgatcaactCCGCGTCTTCCGTCGCGTATTAATccgaaagctagtttatttttagccttgtcgcgtgtcctGTGGCGCAGcactgtaactatctgatgcacaaccattttttttcaatcttgtcggtaaaaaaaaaaaacacgtcgtcggtgtgggactatttcgcggcgtctcagacaaacaacacgtaagttatttgcagtctgtgcacaactgacgcggggaacgtcatctaaatgcttcaacacaactaATTTGATCGTGCGCCTGAAGAACGTACACGAGGAGGAACATGCCGCGTTCAAgggggacagtgagaaagttagagtaagcatgtcattagcAGTATTTGTTAAAtcaattttattacagtaagttagcacccattatttctgacatgttgtaatgttgatctgacctaaagTTCTGTCAGTGGCAAGTCCTTGAATgacccctagaggtcattgatgttttaacttttgtctaaaattctAGAGAATCATTTTGAAGGTACAGTACtcattatacagtacacaagtatatagaataaatgaacaagccatgtaaatagacattgctccatcggtgatcgttttttcaAACTTGGTGACCGGCCCCCGAAATCCTGATTGCGTAAAGCCTaatctgaaataatgtggttctTCCAAAGTaccaaatgtaaaataaaaaatacaaataaataaaaaagtgttttttccaAAAAGTGTACTTACCTCCTTAATGTTGAGGGGCCTTCCACTTAGGTCATATTTATTCATAGTTTCTACAGCCTTGCTCACAAACTCTTCATCTTTGAAGTCCACAACACTGTTTGGTAGGGACACAAAGGCACCAACCACCATGTTGAACCAAGGAAACTCAAAACTCAAccgcattaaaaatgtattcatatgaAGATTTGTCTTACCCACAACCCTGACCAAGGGATATCACAGAGGTACAGGTCATATTCGTATAAAATAGAGGGAGTAGACAAAGAGTAGTTAAAGAAGGCCAAGGCATTTGACATGAAATTTCATTGATCTACTGGCTTCATTAATTTGTTGTAACTTTGTTTTGGGACCAAATATTCGATATTTGTATTGCTGATACATTCTAAATATCAATTATTGTATTTACTGCACACAAATAATCTGCATCAAATAGTATTTAGTATTGGACTTTTTAATAGAGGCACACCTATCCATCTTTTGTGTGCATACATGGcatgaaaattaaaaacatatgaATACGGGATACTTCATGATCTTGCGAGAAAGAGTGTTTAATTCCCTTGATGAGACATTTGGAGATGTAAGGGTTAATCAGTAGACAAATCAAACAATCCACATGTCCCTTTGGAAAATAGCCAAAACTAGCTTTTACACCAAatgaaatgacaacaacaaaagcaaaaaaaatgcccTCTTGGAGGAGGAGTTCATAAAGCTACTTTCCAAAATTCAACAGGACATCTCCCATTCAAGTAAATGTCAATCATTAGCCAACTCTCAGAGTACCTCCAGTTCTAGTAAGACCCAAAGGATCAGAACCTTCAAGAGCACTTGATTAAGGAGAGCCTGCTGAGGACATTTAAAATCCTCGTGCACCAAGTTGGCTACATCACTTACCCTTGACTTTCCTTCCGCATCCTTAAAGAGCTCCACGTATGTAACCTCACCGACTACATGAGACatacacaggaaaaaaataccaaaaaagaacaaaaaggaaTGTAAATCACCAAGTCATCAAGATGCCGTCGGCCTTGGCACTGCCGCTAAAGCTGGAGATGTCCCGTTAATGATAAAACAGACCAACATCCCACCAGATAACACCACGCCTTTGCGGGCAGTGACCGAGACACCCAAAAAGGCCGAGGCCAGAGACACGCACGGCTACATTCAAAAGACTTCAACGTAGTTCAGGTGGTCAACAGATTCCATTCGTAGCAAAGGTATTTTAAAGCCATCTTTCGGCCCTCTAACGGTACTTCTTAAGAAGTAACAGGTTCGTACACGTAGTCAAGGTTCACTCTGCAACAGATGCAACAATGTCATACAGTCATATTCTACTTCACATTTGAGATGAGCTAACAAAGCATGTGATACAATGTCATATCCACCTTTTCTCACAGACATGTCTCACCACTATACATGAACACGATCCAAAGAATATTTTAACTCCATCGAACAGAAGGCTACTTTCCTGCTATTTGAGCACTGCACATCCAGAAAAAGGTTggaactactactacttctacaAACTGGATGATCCAACTGATAACATCAAATGTACAACTACATTACAGTCATAAAATGCTGAGGAGCAAGAAGAGGTTAAAGGCACAAATCGCACCAAAGACAGACTTACCTTTATCGCGCATGAGATCTTTAATTGCCTGCCATTTCATGTCATAGGGGATGTTGCTGATGAACACCCGGTTCCTTTGAGCACCTTTCTTTTCGCCACCGTGTTTGTCTTTGTAAGGATGGTAGCGGCCTCCTCTTCTGCTTCCGGAGGACTTCTCTTTTCCTTCGTGTTTCTCTTTAGAGGTCTTTGACTCCTCAgaatccctaaaaaaaaaaaaaaagggacagtAAAGGAGGGCAAATTTGCATATCTGCTTGGTATATTTTAGAATACATGTGTCCCTTGAGAGGTacgacagtgaacccccaccacTAGAAGGGGTTTTGTGATTGGTTAAAGATGCCACAGAATGGTGGCAAAGCATCAACGCCACGTCTTCGAGTGTGTACACATATATGAACGACGATTCAGTACTtgaattattcaacacaaataaAGCAGCTCCACGTGTGATTAATGTTGCCCACTCGCATCCATTGCAGCCCGGTCATCCCACCATCTGAGTGTGTGAGACCTTCATTTTTCAACAACTGGTTTTTCTCTGGAGATTTTCCTTGCTCGCTCGGACCACAAGATGTCATTCATCCCTGTCAACTGCGGGGTGGAGAATTTCTCTGAGATTCTTTTGCATTTAAGGGCAATAAATAAACTACACTTGACGTCACAAACAGATGGTGGTGTTTTGAGGGGGCCTGAAACGCATTACTGGCATCCCCCCATATCAATGGGTAACATTTATTTAACGAGTTATAATCAAGGTACaactgtataatacattttaaaactacaTGAAATGTCCCTTCGGGCCTCCTGGGCGTTTAGCAATATGGAATACTTCGTTCATTAATAGACTACTTAAGAAGTGATTCAGagttggcaacaacaacaacaacaacaaaactacgTTCGTTATCAGAGAGGCAAAAGTAAACCGAGATTGGCGTGGATTCGAGAACGTTTCACAGTACAATCCTCGCGATTACCATACaggccgattttttttttttttttttttctcttaacgGATTAATAAACGGTCAATTTTAGAACATGCGCTAACATTGCCCGGTGACCTGATTTACCTTGCCTAGGGTCGGAGCCGGTGTACCCGTTCATCCTTTTCAGACAAATTTAACTAAAGGAATCGCCTGCGAATTGATTCATAATCCATAATCCAAATCAAGTGTTTGCAAGCAAGCGTTCGACAGATCGAGTCCATCGCACCACATCAGACGTAACGGACCGTCTCGGCTAACAATGGTTAGCATCACAGGGACTCCATTTTAGCTTAGCTCGGAGCGCTTCATACATTCGGCGGAGAAGGCGAAAGAAGATATGCTTCTTCCACTCACGTCTTGACGCCATTCGGTGTCTCGGGACCAGGCTCGCTGGTGTCCGATACGACGGATGCAGCGGGCTCCTCGAGGCTTGGCTCTTCGTCAAGACACGGGATGATATCTTCCATGATCGGGTCGCTGTTCCTCGCACGACACAAGACGCCTTGACGCACTTTCAAATTAGTCGAGGCTAACCTGCTCTAGTCTCGCGTGATTTAGGAACTGTCGCGAAACTTGGGGGCTGTTGCCAGGCGGTGTGGACGAATTTTGACAGTACATGGCGGGGGGAAATATTGATAGaatcttaaaacaaaacattatttcatGAATTTGCATAGAgttaaaaagcaaatgtgtttacATGGCAAATGTGTAACAATCAACTCGTGTTTTGACACATTTCTTCTTATGattattattcccccccccccacatttctttc
This sequence is a window from Phycodurus eques isolate BA_2022a chromosome 2, UOR_Pequ_1.1, whole genome shotgun sequence. Protein-coding genes within it:
- the myef2 gene encoding myelin expression factor 2 isoform X3, whose translation is MEDIIPCLDEEPSLEEPAASVVSDTSEPGPETPNGVKTDSEESKTSKEKHEGKEKSSGSRRGGRYHPYKDKHGGEKKGAQRNRVFISNIPYDMKWQAIKDLMRDKVGEVTYVELFKDAEGKSRGCGVVDFKDEEFVSKAVETMNKYDLSGRPLNIKEDPDGEHARRVMQRMGVPQGGRGQDMGPGGMNIPPSIANNPNIPPEIKHALQTGRLGSTVFVANLDFKVGWKKLKEVFNMAGVVKRADVKEDKDGKSRGMGTVTFEQPLEALQAISMFNGQMLFDRQMHVKMDEKSIPPDDYHQMEKTPQLPRGLSGIGMGLGPGGQPINANNLSSGGGMGPGGMDAPGYGGMNRHGAGMGVGGGFGGMDNMANMVNFGGRDTMPMGRMGDMYRSRMGGTDRDFGNCDMPMNRGFGDSYGGIGGSFGGGMGVGGMGSMGTGLGGGMGSMAMDRMGSGFDRMGMSGMDMNRGFGGGGPGHMGMSDRGYGPKGGCQIFVRNLSYELTWQKLKEKFSHCGQVMFADIKMENGKSKGCGTVRFDSPESAEKACRMMNGTKINGREVDVRIDRNA
- the myef2 gene encoding myelin expression factor 2 isoform X2, giving the protein MPWPSLTTLCLLPLFYTNMTCTSVISLGQGCGVVDFKDEEFVSKAVETMNKYDLSGRPLNIKEDPDGEHARRVMQRMGVPQGGRGQDMGPGGMNIPPSIANNPNIPPEIKHALQTGRLGSTVFVANLDFKVGWKKLKEVFNMAGVVKRADVKEDKDGKSRGMGTVTFEQPLEALQAISMFNGQMLFDRQMHVKMDEKSIPPDDYHQMEKTPQLPRGLSGIGMGLGPGGQPINANNLSSGGGMGPGGMGVGGGFGGMDNMANMVNFGGRDTMPMGRMGDMYRSRMGGTDRDFGNCDMPMNRGFGDSYGGIAGGSFGGGMGVGGMGSMGTGLGGGMGSMAMDRMGSGFDRMGMSGMDMNRGFGGGGPGHMGMSDRGYGPKGGCQIFVRNLSYELTWQKLKEKFSHCGQVMFADIKMENGKSKGCGTVRFDSPESAEKACRMMNGTKINGREVDVRIDRNA
- the myef2 gene encoding myelin expression factor 2 isoform X1, which codes for MPWPSLTTLCLLPLFYTNMTCTSVISLGQGCGVVDFKDEEFVSKAVETMNKYDLSGRPLNIKEDPDGEHARRVMQRMGVPQGGRGQDMGPGGMNIPPSIANNPNIPPEIKHALQTGRLGSTVFVANLDFKVGWKKLKEVFNMAGVVKRADVKEDKDGKSRGMGTVTFEQPLEALQAISMFNGQMLFDRQMHVKMDEKSIPPDDYHQMEKTPQLPRGLSGIGMGLGPGGQPINANNLSSGGGMGPGGMDAPGYGGMNRHGAGMGVGGGFGGMDNMANMVNFGGRDTMPMGRMGDMYRSRMGGTDRDFGNCDMPMNRGFGDSYGGIAGGSFGGGMGVGGMGSMGTGLGGGMGSMAMDRMGSGFDRMGMSGMDMNRGFGGGGPGHMGMSDRGYGPKGGCQIFVRNLSYELTWQKLKEKFSHCGQVMFADIKMENGKSKGCGTVRFDSPESAEKACRMMNGTKINGREVDVRIDRNA